The DNA segment CTGCTCGCGGCCACCCGCGCGGCGGCCCAGTGGGAGGAGCGCGACGCCTACGCCACCCGGCTCGCCGCCTTCGCCCGCTCCCGCCCCGAGTGGTTCGAGGCATGGCGCGCGGCCGACCCCGGCGACCCCGGCGTGCTGCTGGTCGGCGCCCAGCTGGCCGTGGACCGCGCCTGGCCCTCGCCGGGCCGGGCCGAGCTGCTGCGCGAGGCCAGCCCGCTGATCACGGCCGCCGCCCGCGCCGACGACCGCGACCCGGTGCCCTGGCGGATCGCGCTGGACCACGCGCGCGGCTCCCGCGCGGGCCACCGCTACTTCGAGGAGCTGTGGGAGGCGGCCGTACGCCGCTCCCCGCACCACTACGGCTGCCATGTGGCCGCGCTGCGCTATCTGGCCACCTTCTGGCACGGCTCGCACGGCGAGTGCTTCGACTTCGCCGAGCCGGCCGCCCAGGACGCCCCGCCCGGCTCGCTGGTGCAGGCGCTCCCGCTGCGGGCCGCCTTCGGCTACCTCACCGACGCCTGCGGCCCCGAGGTGCCCCGCGAGCGGCTGCTCGCCGCCGCCGACCGCGCGGTGGCCCTCTCCGCCCGCTTCCCGGCCGCCGACCCCCGCCCGGCCGAGGTCCGCAACACGCTGCTGTACGTCCTGCTGCGCCTGGAGCGCTGGGAGGAGGCCCGCACCCAGCTCGCGCTGACCGGCCCGTACGCCACCTCGTTGCCGTGGAGCCGGGTGTCCGAGGACCCGCTCGGGCACTTCCTGCGGCTGCGCGACGCCCTGCTGGCCGACGCCCCGCCCGGCGCCCTGGCCGCCCTGCTCCCGACCCCGCCGCGCGCCCGCGTCTGAGTCCGGCGGGGGCCGGGCGGGCCCGGATCGGTGAGACTGCCGCTGGCGCCGCGGACGCTCCCGCGGGCGGGACCATTAGGCTGGGGCGTCGTGACCACCGCCCGCCTGCCTCTCTTCCCGCTGAACACGGCGCTGTTCCCGGGACTCGTGCTGCCGCTGTCCGTCTTCGAGGAGCGGTATCGCGCCATCATGCGCGAGCTGCTGAAGACCCCGGAGGACGAGCCGCGCCGGTTCGTCGTCGTGGCGATCCGCGACGGCCATCAGCTGGCGCGCAGCGCCACGGGCCTGCCGGACCCCGACGCCGGCACCGAGGAGCCCCCGGCGGGCGGCTTCGGCCCCGACCCGCTCAAGGCCCTGCACCGGGTGGCCTGTGTGGCGGACGCCGCGACCATCCGGGAGCGTCCCGACGGCACGTTCGAAGTGCTGTGCACGGGCACCACCCGCGTCAAGCTGCTCTCGGTGGACGACTCCGGGTCGTTCCTCACCGCCGAGGTGGAGGAGCTGCCGGAGGAGCCCGGGGACGAGGCGGGCGCGCTCGCCGAAGGGGTGCTCCACTCCTTCCAGCAGTACCAGAAGCGGCTGGCGGGCGCCCATGAGCGCTCCATCTCCGCCGACTCCGAGCTGCCGGACGACCCCAGTGTGATCTCCTACCTGGTGGCGGCGGCGATGGTGCTGGACACCCCGACCAAGCAGCGGCTCCTCCAGGCCCCGGACACCGCGTCCCGGCTGCGGGACGAGCTGAAACTGCTTCGCGCGGAGACGGCGATCATCCGTAGTCTGCCGTCCCTGCCCGCGTTCGAGCTGACGCGGGCGCGCACCAGTCTGAACTGAGGGAAACAGAGGGCCGGCACCCGCGATGGCGAAGAAGTCCAAGAAGCAGCAGGCGGGCGGCACGCCCGCCACGGTGGCCCTCGGCGCGGCGGGCGTGGACCACACGGTCCACGCCTACGAGCACGACCCGGCCCACCCCTCCTACGGCGAGGAGGCGGCCGAGGCGATGGGCGTCTCCCCCGACCGCGTCTTCAAGACCCTGGTGGCCGAGGTGGACGGCGCCCTCACGGTGGCCGTGGTCCCGGTCTCCGGCACGCTGGACCTGAAGGCGCTGGCGGCGGCCGTCGGCGGCAAGCGGGCGGCGATGGCCGACCCCGCACTCGCCGAGCGCACCACCGGTTACGTACGCGGCGGCATCTCCCCGCTCGGCCAGCGCAAGAAGCTCCCCACCGTGCTGGACGAGTCGGCCGGCGCCCACCCGACGATCTGCGTCTCGGCGGGCCGGCGCGGTCTGGAGGTCGAACTCGCCCCCGCCGATCTGGCCACCCTGACGAAGGCCGTCCTGGCACCCATCGGCCGGGGCTGACCCCATACGCGGGTTACGCGGGCGGCGTCCCGTACGGGCCCTGCGGCTCGTGGTCGTAGGGGCCCTGCTCGTACGGGTCGGGGTCGCGCGGGCCGAAGAGGGCCGTCAGGCCCAGGTGGACCAGGAGCGCGCCCAGCGGCCAGGCCAGCAGGGCGCCCTTGGCGCCGAGCCGGAGCGGGGCCGGGAAGGTGACGCCCGCGCCGACCGCCTTGGCGTGCGCGATCACGTCCGAGGTCGGGCCCAGCCAGACCCCGAGCCGCCAGGCCAGCAGCGAGGCGAGCAGCCCGCCGACGCCGAGGCCCACCACCAGCGGCACGCCTCCGCGCCGCCGCAGCAGGAACACCACGACCGCGCTGATCAGGCCGAACGCCAGGCCCAGCAGGGTGAAGGTGCCGTCCACCCCGGCCGCCTGCTCGCCCTCGGTGTCCTTGAGGTAGACCACCCAGCTCCGGTCGGTCGTCTCACCCACCAGCGGCACGTGCGGGGCCAGCCACCACCACAGCAGCCCGAGCAGCACCCCGGAGAGCGCCACCGCCACGGCCACGACGACGGCTTCGCGTACTTCGGTCTTCATACCGGGGCCGTCCTGTCCGTACGGGTCCGCGACCGGTGTCCCGCCCGAGGGGCCCCCTCCGTGCTGATGCGCGAAGTCGTCGTGCGGCGGCGGGGGCGGAGTCAGCGGTGCGGTCACCCTGACATCGTGCCAGGTCGTGTCGCGCGCCGCGTCACCGGACGGCGGCCCTGCGGTAGGCGCGGGTCGCCACCGCCAGCGAGATCACCCCGACGCCCGCGCACACGCCCAGGTCAGCGAGGACCACCGCCCAGTCGGGGTCCGGGCCGAAGGTGCGCGCGTACGCCTCCACCCCGTAGGTCGAGGGCAGCAGGTCGCGGGCGAGGCGCACGATGCCGGGCATCCGGTCGGCGGGCAGCACGCCGAGCAGCAGCGCCGCCGACATGCCGAGCTGGCCGAGCAGCGTGGCGAGTTCGGGGCGCGGGGCGAGCAGCCCGCAGGCGGCACCGAGCCCGGACAGCGCGGCCCCGGCCAGCGGGATCACCGCCAGCAGCACCCACAGGTTGGACAGCGGCAGCCCGAACAGCGCGCAGCCCACGACCGCGGTGACCAGCGTCCCCGGCACGGTGAAGGAGGCGTACGCGGCCGCCGCGCCCAGCACCACGGCGGCCGGCGGCACCGGCAGCGTGGCGTAGTGGTCGAGCCCGCCGCTGGCCCGCAACTGGCCGAAGTACTGCGAGAGCAGGTTCAGCGCCACATAGGCGACGACCAGCACCGAGGACCCGGCGACCACGGCCTGCGCCTCGGGCCCGCTGTCCACCACGCCCCGCATCATCACGGCGATGCCGACCGACTGGAAGGTCGCCACGAACAGCAGCGGGATGCGCGCCACCCGGGCCCGTGACAGCTGGGCCCGGTAGACGGCGGCCAGCGAAGGCCACAGCCGCACGGGCGGCCCCAGCTCGGCCGCGCGCCGCGCCTGTCCCGGCACGCTCCTCGCGCCGCCCGGCAGGACCTCGGCGGGTACGACACTCACGACGCGCTGCTCCTCTTGA comes from the Streptomyces seoulensis genome and includes:
- a CDS encoding LON peptidase substrate-binding domain-containing protein; this encodes MTTARLPLFPLNTALFPGLVLPLSVFEERYRAIMRELLKTPEDEPRRFVVVAIRDGHQLARSATGLPDPDAGTEEPPAGGFGPDPLKALHRVACVADAATIRERPDGTFEVLCTGTTRVKLLSVDDSGSFLTAEVEELPEEPGDEAGALAEGVLHSFQQYQKRLAGAHERSISADSELPDDPSVISYLVAAAMVLDTPTKQRLLQAPDTASRLRDELKLLRAETAIIRSLPSLPAFELTRARTSLN
- the ybaK gene encoding Cys-tRNA(Pro) deacylase; amino-acid sequence: MAKKSKKQQAGGTPATVALGAAGVDHTVHAYEHDPAHPSYGEEAAEAMGVSPDRVFKTLVAEVDGALTVAVVPVSGTLDLKALAAAVGGKRAAMADPALAERTTGYVRGGISPLGQRKKLPTVLDESAGAHPTICVSAGRRGLEVELAPADLATLTKAVLAPIGRG
- a CDS encoding ABC transporter permease — its product is MSVVPAEVLPGGARSVPGQARRAAELGPPVRLWPSLAAVYRAQLSRARVARIPLLFVATFQSVGIAVMMRGVVDSGPEAQAVVAGSSVLVVAYVALNLLSQYFGQLRASGGLDHYATLPVPPAAVVLGAAAAYASFTVPGTLVTAVVGCALFGLPLSNLWVLLAVIPLAGAALSGLGAACGLLAPRPELATLLGQLGMSAALLLGVLPADRMPGIVRLARDLLPSTYGVEAYARTFGPDPDWAVVLADLGVCAGVGVISLAVATRAYRRAAVR